AGCGGACTTCCCAGTGTAGCGGTGAACAGCGAAGACAGCGCCGACACATTGCTGGAGACCGACTGGGCGTTGGCCGTGATGCCGTCGACACGTTCCAACTGCGTGTTCACATGGTCCAACGTCGTGTTCGCACCGGTGAACAGCGGGTCGGAATTCTCCTGCGCCTTGCGGATCGCGTTGGTCGCCTCGTCCAGGGTGCGGCCGAGCTTGACCAACGGGATCGCCAGCAGCACGACCAGCAGCACGAAAGCACCTGCTGCGATCAGCGCGGCGATCTCGGTGGGCGTCACGTGTCCTCCCGATTTCCAGCCGATTCGTGCGGCCACCGTGACGATCCCCTCGAAACGGCGGCGATGATCGCGGCCAGGCTATCGCGTCGCGGTCACCGGCTCGTGTGCGGCTTTGACAGACGTGGACGCGGCGCGGCACGGGTGGTCGGTGTGAAAGCGTGCGAGGCGCACGATAGATTGCTCTTCCGGCCAGGTTGGGCTCCGCCGGACGAGCACGAGGGGACGCGTCGAATGCGCAAGCGGGCCGTATCGGCCGCACTGAGGGCAGGGGTCAACAGCCGCACGCCGCTGCTGGTGACGCTGGTTTTCACGTTTCTGGTCAGCACACTGGTCGGAATCAGCGGCGGAATACAGACCGCGACGGCACGCGACGTCCTTCGTGCCGACGGCACACAGCGCATCGTGATCTCCTCGCTGGACAGCAAGGGCACGTTCGGCCCCCTCGACGACGAACGGATGGAGTTGATCCGCTCCGTTCCCGGGGTCGAGTACGCGGTCGCGGACTACCCCTCGGCGATCCGGACGCCGGTGGGAACCGGCATGCCACGACTCTCGCTGGCCACGCACTCCTGGGGAAGCTACGTCTCCCCTCCGATCACGGGAGGCTCGGTGGCCGAGGGTGTGCTCCCCGGCCAGGTGGTGCTACCCGCCCGGAGCCAGGGAGTGGACTTCACTCGTTACCTCGGACGCACGCTGAACTTCGGCTACAGCGACAAGATCCCGGCGCCCCCGGTCTCGGAGGCCGGAATCGAAGAGGTCGCGGACGACCCGCGCCCGCTCCGTACTGACTCGGCGGTCATCGAGCTCGAGGTGATCGCCACCTACGACCACCGGTGGCACGCGGACGGGCCGCAGACCGCCTACCTCGCGCCGGTGACCGCCGCACGGCTGGCCGCTGCGAACGAGGGCAAGACCGTTTCCCAGCTACGAGAGACCAGCAACGCCGAACGGGTCGGCGTGCTGGTCGACGAGTCGCACGAACCGAGGGCGGTGGCTTCCCGGCTACGCGAGATGGGGCTCGGCGCCTTCCGGATGCCGCTGCGGGAGCAGAAAATGATCGCCACAGTGCACACTTGGCGCTACATCGCGCTCGGTGGGCTGCTGGGTGGCGCGGCGCTGTTCGGGGTGTTCACCGCCAGGCGGAACGGCTCCCGAGAGCGGGTCGAGCACAGGACGACGACGGCAGCGGCCGTCGCACTCGCCGGGGCGGTCCCCGCGACCGCGTTGGGAATCCCGGGGGCCCTGGTGTTGCGTGCTCCGTTGGAGGAGTTCCTGGGGCTGCGGATCGACCACTGGATGCTGCTGCCGAGCCCGGTGTGGGTGCTGCTCGGAATACTGCTCCCCGCGCTCGCCGCCGCCGCGGGGGTGGTGGGCGAACGAGCGAGCGGACGGTTCCGCCGCGGTTGACGCGGAGCAAAGCCGTACCCGCCCGCAAGCCCGGCGCTTCCGGTTTCCCGTAACGACGGTGCCGGAAGCGACCGGTCAACCGTTGACCGGTGAAACCGGGCCACTACCGTCGAGCACACCGACCACGTTGCGGGCGGCCAACTCGGCCATCGCCGTACGCGTCTCGGCAGTGGCCGAGCCGAGGTGCGGCACCATCACCACGTTGTCCAGTTCGAGCAGCTCGGGCTCCACCGCCGGCTCGTTCTCGAACACGTCCAGTCCGGCTCCGCCGATAGTGCCGTCCCGGAGAGCGTGTGCCAGGGCACGTTCGTCGACCACGGCACCACGACTGGTGTTGAGCAGTACCGCCGAGGACTTCATGCCGGACAGGGCCGCACCGTCGATCAGGTGCCTGGTGGATTCGGTCAGCGGGCAGTGCAGCGACACCACGTCCGAGTCGCGCAGCAGCCGCGACAGCGGCAGAAAACTCGCGTCCAGCTCGCGCTCGACCTCGGACTCCACGCGATTCCGAGCGGTGTAGACGACATCCATGCCGAAGGCACGTGCTCTGCGTGCCACGGCACGGCCGATCTGGCCCATCCCGACGATTCCCAGCGTCTTGCCCTGCAAACCGCTGCCCAGCATGAAAGAGAAGTTCCACGCCCAGGGGGTACCCGAGCGGATCAACCGTTCCCCCTCCGCGAGCCTGCGGGTGGCCATCAGCAACAGCCCGAACGTCAGATCCGCCGTGGCATCGGTGAGCACCCCGGGCGTGTTGGTCAGCAGTACCCCACGTCGGTCCAGTGCGGACACATCGACGTTGTCGTAGCCCACCGCGACATTGGCGACCACGCGCAACGACGGCCCCGCCGCGTCGAGGACCTCGCCGTCGATCCGGTCGTGCAGCATGGTGACCACCGCCTCGGCACCGTGCACGGCCTCGTGCAGCTCCGCCGGGGTCATCGCTCGACTCTGACTGCAGAGCCGCACATCACCCACCGAGTCCAGCAGTCGCAACGCCGAATCGGGAATCGAGCGGGTGACCAGGATCCGAGAACTCACTCATCCGTCCCTTCCGAACCCGGCCGTGACGAGCGCCGGGTCGTCGACTCGTGGCCTGTCCGGCCGAATCGGCACATTACCCGAGAACAGCTCCGAAGCCGACGTTCCGGGACGACCGTGAACCACGACGGGAGGGGCCGGTGACTTCGTCCGGCACTACTGGTGATCCCCGCGAACGATGTTGCGCAGTTTCGGCAGCCGTTCCGCCAGTGTTCGTTCCTCACCACGCCCGTTGGGCTCGTAGTAGTTCCTGCCGACCAGCGAATCGGGCGGGTACTGCTGTTCGAGCACTCCTTCCGGGCGATCGTGCGGATAGCGGTACCCGATGGCGTTCCCCTGTCGCTCGGCACCCGCGTAGTGCCCGTCCCGCAGATGCGCGGGCACGGTTCCGGCCCTGCCGGCACGGACATCGGCCAGCGCGGCGTCGATGGCCGTGATCACGGCGTTGGACTTGGGGGCGGTGGCCAGATGCACCGTGGTCTGTGCCAGCGCCAACCTGCCCTCCGGCATTCCGATGAACTGCACCGCTTGGGCGGTCGCCACGGCGCTCTGCATCGCGGTGGGATCGGCCATGCCGACATCCTCGCTGGCGTGCACCACGAGCCTGCGTGCGATGAAACGTGGGTCCTCCCCCGCCTCGATCATTCTGGCCAGGTAGTGCAGCGCGGCGTCCACGTCCGAACCGCGGATGGATTTGATGAACGCGCTGGCGACATCGTAGTGCTGGTCACCGTCGCGGTCGTAGCGCACGGCCGCCTTGTCCACCGTCGCCTCGACGGTGGCGAGGTCGATGGTGGTGGAGCCGGTGGCGGCCGCCGCTTCGGAAGCGGCCTCCAGCGCCGTCAGCGCGCGGCGCGCGTCTCCCCCTGCCAGCGCCACCAGATGCTGCTCGGCCTCCTCCTCCAGGCGGAACTCGCCGTCCAGCCCGCGTTGTTCGGTCACGGCGCGCAGCACCAGCTGACGGACCTCTTGTTCACCGAGCGGTCGCAGCTGCAGCACCAGCGAACGCGAAAGCAACGGTGAGACCACGGAGAACGAGGGGTTCTCGGTGGTGGCGGCCACCAGCAGCACGGTCCGGTCCTCGACCGCGGAGAGCAGCGCATCCTGTTGTGTCTTGGAGAAACGGTGTACCTCGTCGATGAACAGCACGGTGGCCTCACCCGAGTGCCCGAGCCTGCGCCGTGCCTCCTCGATCACCCCGCGCACCTCTTTGACACCCGCCGAGAGCGCGGACAGCGCCACGAAACGACGTCCGGTGGCCTGTGAGACCAGTCCGGCCAGGGTGGTCTTGCCGGTACCGGGTGGCCCGTGCAGCAGCACCGAGGCGGGGGCCGCCCCCTCCACGAGACGGCGCAGCGGCGCTCCGGAGCCGAGGAGGTGATCCTGCCCGATGACTTCGTCGAGCGTCCGGGGACGCATCCGCACCGCCAACGGCGCGTTCTCGGCGAGTCGCTGTTCGGCGCGGTCCTCGGCATCAGCACCGAACAGGCCGCCGTCCAGCAGACCGCTGTGGAACGAACCGTTGTCGAACAGGCCATCAGTCACGCTACCGACGCTACCCGCGCCGTGTGGCACCGGTCGTGCGGGACGGCGCGGGACATCGCCACCTTCCAGCGGATCTCGCGGTTACTGATCCCGCTGATAGCTGGTCCTCCCCGTGACAGCACGGCGAGGACCAGTGCGCATCGAGCTGTCAGCGCGCGCCCGGCATGGCCAGCTCCACGGCGCAGGAGTTCTTGCGCCGCTGCTCAGCCCAGTGCTCGATGGTCTGATGACAGGCTCGGTCCAGATGCCGCAGCGGCGTCATGTCGACATGAGCGCTACTGGTGTGTGGCAGTTGTTCCAGCCTGTCCTGCAGCTGCGGCAACCGCAGGAACGTGGCGTTGCCGTGCAACCGCACCCGGGCATGGTTCTCGTCGTGTTCGATCTCCACGGAAAGTCCGGAAACCTCCCAAGCAGTCTTGATCACCGCGGCCGCGATGCCGGTGAGCACACCGATCAGCAGGTCGGTGGCCAGGATCGTCCCAGCGGTCAGCAGCAGGATGAACGCCTCCGAACGCTGTTCCCGGATCAAGGTGGCGACCTGGCGTATCCCGAGCAGTTTCCATCCCGCGTGCACCAACAGCGCTCCGAGGGTAGCCAGCGGAATGAAGGAGAGTAGCTGGGGAAGCAGCATCACGAACAGCAGGAGCCAGCACCCGTGCAGCACACGGGAGAGTTTGGTTCGGGCTCCCGCGTGCACGTTGGCGGTACTGCGCACGATCACCGCGGTCATCGGCAGCGCGCCGAGCACTCCGCAGACCGCGTTCCCGGTACCCTGCGCCACCAGCTCAGCGTTGTAGCGGGTCTTGGGACCGTCGTGCATCCGATCCACCGCCGCCGCGCTGAACAGGCTCTCCGCGGAGGCGATCAGTGCGAAAGTGAGAATCGATCCGAGCACCGCGAAGCTGGTAA
This portion of the Actinopolyspora lacussalsi genome encodes:
- a CDS encoding uncharacterized protein YoxC (product_source=COG4768; cog=COG4768; pfam=PF06103; transmembrane_helix_parts=Outside_1_19,TMhelix_20_42,Inside_43_146), which encodes MAARIGWKSGGHVTPTEIAALIAAGAFVLLVVLLAIPLVKLGRTLDEATNAIRKAQENSDPLFTGANTTLDHVNTQLERVDGITANAQSVSSNVSALSSLFTATLGSPLVKSAAFTYGVSKALRARRKRDEQAAGKHSRRRKGGRK
- a CDS encoding putative ATPase (product_source=KO:K07478; cath_funfam=1.10.3710.10,1.10.8.60,1.20.272.10,3.40.50.300; cog=COG2256; ko=KO:K07478; pfam=PF00004,PF12002,PF16193; smart=SM00382; superfamily=48019,52540) produces the protein MTDGLFDNGSFHSGLLDGGLFGADAEDRAEQRLAENAPLAVRMRPRTLDEVIGQDHLLGSGAPLRRLVEGAAPASVLLHGPPGTGKTTLAGLVSQATGRRFVALSALSAGVKEVRGVIEEARRRLGHSGEATVLFIDEVHRFSKTQQDALLSAVEDRTVLLVAATTENPSFSVVSPLLSRSLVLQLRPLGEQEVRQLVLRAVTEQRGLDGEFRLEEEAEQHLVALAGGDARRALTALEAASEAAAATGSTTIDLATVEATVDKAAVRYDRDGDQHYDVASAFIKSIRGSDVDAALHYLARMIEAGEDPRFIARRLVVHASEDVGMADPTAMQSAVATAQAVQFIGMPEGRLALAQTTVHLATAPKSNAVITAIDAALADVRAGRAGTVPAHLRDGHYAGAERQGNAIGYRYPHDRPEGVLEQQYPPDSLVGRNYYEPNGRGEERTLAERLPKLRNIVRGDHQ
- a CDS encoding MFS superfamily sulfate permease-like transporter (product_source=COG0659; cog=COG0659; pfam=PF00916; superfamily=52091; transmembrane_helix_parts=Outside_1_30,TMhelix_31_53,Inside_54_57,TMhelix_58_80,Outside_81_99,TMhelix_100_122,Inside_123_133,TMhelix_134_156,Outside_157_175,TMhelix_176_198,Inside_199_210,TMhelix_211_233,Outside_234_252,TMhelix_253_275,Inside_276_294,TMhelix_295_317,Outside_318_345,TMhelix_346_368,Inside_369_388,TMhelix_389_411,Outside_412_505), which codes for MTTQLESPRPTRPGSLGEHIRRNKSVFGFDLGASLVVFLVALPLCVGIAVASGVPAELGIVTGIVGGIVVGCMPGSTMQVSGPAAGLTVLVASTIADHGLAMLGVVVLGAGLLQIAMGMTGIGTWFRAISPSVVQGLLAGIGLVLILGQIYPIGGLDQPSHTGAKFAGLPELFRAVFTTPAGRAGVAIAVVTLLSMVLWGRLPQRLRTVPAPLVGVTVASALTYAFGLPLETIRVGSLLETINVTTPGDLGAVTSFAVLGSILTFALIASAESLFSAAAVDRMHDGPKTRYNAELVAQGTGNAVCGVLGALPMTAVIVRSTANVHAGARTKLSRVLHGCWLLLFVMLLPQLLSFIPLATLGALLVHAGWKLLGIRQVATLIREQRSEAFILLLTAGTILATDLLIGVLTGIAAAVIKTAWEVSGLSVEIEHDENHARVRLHGNATFLRLPQLQDRLEQLPHTSSAHVDMTPLRHLDRACHQTIEHWAEQRRKNSCAVELAMPGAR
- a CDS encoding lactate dehydrogenase-like 2-hydroxyacid dehydrogenase (product_source=COG1052; cath_funfam=3.40.50.720; cog=COG1052; pfam=PF00389,PF02826; superfamily=51735) translates to MSSRILVTRSIPDSALRLLDSVGDVRLCSQSRAMTPAELHEAVHGAEAVVTMLHDRIDGEVLDAAGPSLRVVANVAVGYDNVDVSALDRRGVLLTNTPGVLTDATADLTFGLLLMATRRLAEGERLIRSGTPWAWNFSFMLGSGLQGKTLGIVGMGQIGRAVARRARAFGMDVVYTARNRVESEVERELDASFLPLSRLLRDSDVVSLHCPLTESTRHLIDGAALSGMKSSAVLLNTSRGAVVDERALAHALRDGTIGGAGLDVFENEPAVEPELLELDNVVMVPHLGSATAETRTAMAELAARNVVGVLDGSGPVSPVNG
- a CDS encoding hypothetical protein (product_source=Hypo-rule applied; transmembrane_helix_parts=Inside_1_19,TMhelix_20_42,Outside_43_277,TMhelix_278_300,Inside_301_319,TMhelix_320_342,Outside_343_361,TMhelix_362_381,Inside_382_391), with product MRKRAVSAALRAGVNSRTPLLVTLVFTFLVSTLVGISGGIQTATARDVLRADGTQRIVISSLDSKGTFGPLDDERMELIRSVPGVEYAVADYPSAIRTPVGTGMPRLSLATHSWGSYVSPPITGGSVAEGVLPGQVVLPARSQGVDFTRYLGRTLNFGYSDKIPAPPVSEAGIEEVADDPRPLRTDSAVIELEVIATYDHRWHADGPQTAYLAPVTAARLAAANEGKTVSQLRETSNAERVGVLVDESHEPRAVASRLREMGLGAFRMPLREQKMIATVHTWRYIALGGLLGGAALFGVFTARRNGSRERVEHRTTTAAAVALAGAVPATALGIPGALVLRAPLEEFLGLRIDHWMLLPSPVWVLLGILLPALAAAAGVVGERASGRFRRG